From Cydia pomonella isolate Wapato2018A chromosome 26, ilCydPomo1, whole genome shotgun sequence, one genomic window encodes:
- the LOC133531941 gene encoding uncharacterized protein LOC133531941 isoform X2: MRCIIVDKHTNVTLESNKLANISNIESKNKESNRTVVKRSADGDSIFWNDMYDDEYGIKDPMEDDMKDKSAVKFNDLMGKDNWIGSKFKMLAKSIKDRRNRKMERKKGRNLKNARNKTNTHTKRSVPVPNDSGKRMFEDLTANMKRVCHEAAQAIHETTNREVRADSDQASSLMQQVVGLMSELVDLQVREKTCIQLPEDLRSFLAWLTSPSTEERNDAGFSLDTYDSGPMSNLHNLDDLLSSDVRSECLGTIHDVEDLIMQYDEMSEEDKSKMSGVREYLEHQLHYLHKQLSNYNEYGSSVMYQEQIRKRRQPKTSNKQRKRKSYKFINYYGKKHTKPTVFDDATNDYGNIKGKQARIENDNRNEVNGFLENIEIMNDDKLNENKALRRNVENDMKNLDDYLSVLVNNNDSFVKYSKI; the protein is encoded by the exons ATGCGTTGTATTATTGTAGATAAACATACAAACGTAACCTTAGAAAGCAACAAACTAGCAAATATATCCAACATCGAAAGCAAAAACAAAGAATCCAACAGAACCGTTGTAAAAAGGAGTGCAGATGGCGACAGTATATTTTGGAATGACATGTATGACGATGAATATGGAATTAAAGACCCTATGGAAGACGATATGAAGGACAAATCTGCTGTTAAATTTAATGATCTTATGGGTAAAGATAACTGGATAGGTTCGAAGTTCAAGATGCTTGCTAAAAGTATTAAAGATAGAAGAAATCGTAAGATGGAAAGGAAAAAGggtagaaatttaaaaaatgcaag AAACAAAACTAACACTCATACCAAGAGATCTGTTCCAGTACCTAAC gacTCCGGCAAGCGTATGTTTGAGGATCTGACAGCGAACATGAAGAGAGTGTGCCATGAAGCTGCTCAGGCCATCCATGAAACTACCAATAGGGAAG TGCGAGCTGACAGTGACCAGGCATCTTCACTGATGCAGCAGGTGGTCGGTCTCATGTCGGAGCTGGTCGATCTTCAGGTTCGCGAGAAGACATGCATCC AGTTACCGGAAGACCTACGCAGCTTCCTGGCTTGGTTGACATCGCCAAGCACTGAAGAACGCAACGATGCAGGTTTCTCTCTCGATACTTACGATTCCG GTCCAATGTCCAATTTGCATAACCTCGATGATCTATTGTCTTCCGACGTGAGGAGCGAGTGTTTAGGTACCATACACGATGTGGAAGACCTCATAATGCAATATGATGAGATGAGTGAGGAAGACAAG AGTAAAATGAGCGGCGTGAGGGAGTATCTGGAGCATCAATTACATTATCTACACAAACAGTTGTCCAACTATAATGAGTATGGG TCGTCAGTTATGTACCAAGAACAAATCCGAAAGCGTCGACAACCAAAAACATCAAACAAACAACGAAAACGAAAATCATACAAGTTCATAAACTACTACGGAAAGAAACATACTAAACCCACTGTTTTTGATGACGCTACCAATGATTATGGAAATATAAAAGGAAAACAAGCCAGAATTGAAAACGATAACAGAAATGAAGTCAATGGCTTTCTTGAAAACATTGAAATAATGAATGATGATAAACTGAATGAAAACAAGGCTCTAAGAAGAAATGTTGAGAATGATATGAAGAATTTGGATGATTATTTAAGCGTTTTGGTGAACAATAATGATAGTTTTgtcaaatatagtaaaatatag
- the LOC133531941 gene encoding uncharacterized protein LOC133531941 isoform X1 — translation MRCIIVDKHTNVTLESNKLANISNIESKNKESNRTVVKRSADGDSIFWNDMYDDEYGIKDPMEDDMKDKSAVKFNDLMGKDNWIGSKFKMLAKSIKDRRNRKMERKKGRNLKNARNKTNTHTKRSVPVPNDSGKRMFEDLTANMKRVCHEAAQAIHETTNREVGFSVRADSDQASSLMQQVVGLMSELVDLQVREKTCIQLPEDLRSFLAWLTSPSTEERNDAGFSLDTYDSGPMSNLHNLDDLLSSDVRSECLGTIHDVEDLIMQYDEMSEEDKSKMSGVREYLEHQLHYLHKQLSNYNEYGSSVMYQEQIRKRRQPKTSNKQRKRKSYKFINYYGKKHTKPTVFDDATNDYGNIKGKQARIENDNRNEVNGFLENIEIMNDDKLNENKALRRNVENDMKNLDDYLSVLVNNNDSFVKYSKI, via the exons ATGCGTTGTATTATTGTAGATAAACATACAAACGTAACCTTAGAAAGCAACAAACTAGCAAATATATCCAACATCGAAAGCAAAAACAAAGAATCCAACAGAACCGTTGTAAAAAGGAGTGCAGATGGCGACAGTATATTTTGGAATGACATGTATGACGATGAATATGGAATTAAAGACCCTATGGAAGACGATATGAAGGACAAATCTGCTGTTAAATTTAATGATCTTATGGGTAAAGATAACTGGATAGGTTCGAAGTTCAAGATGCTTGCTAAAAGTATTAAAGATAGAAGAAATCGTAAGATGGAAAGGAAAAAGggtagaaatttaaaaaatgcaag AAACAAAACTAACACTCATACCAAGAGATCTGTTCCAGTACCTAAC gacTCCGGCAAGCGTATGTTTGAGGATCTGACAGCGAACATGAAGAGAGTGTGCCATGAAGCTGCTCAGGCCATCCATGAAACTACCAATAGGGAAG TTGGTTTTTCAGTGCGAGCTGACAGTGACCAGGCATCTTCACTGATGCAGCAGGTGGTCGGTCTCATGTCGGAGCTGGTCGATCTTCAGGTTCGCGAGAAGACATGCATCC AGTTACCGGAAGACCTACGCAGCTTCCTGGCTTGGTTGACATCGCCAAGCACTGAAGAACGCAACGATGCAGGTTTCTCTCTCGATACTTACGATTCCG GTCCAATGTCCAATTTGCATAACCTCGATGATCTATTGTCTTCCGACGTGAGGAGCGAGTGTTTAGGTACCATACACGATGTGGAAGACCTCATAATGCAATATGATGAGATGAGTGAGGAAGACAAG AGTAAAATGAGCGGCGTGAGGGAGTATCTGGAGCATCAATTACATTATCTACACAAACAGTTGTCCAACTATAATGAGTATGGG TCGTCAGTTATGTACCAAGAACAAATCCGAAAGCGTCGACAACCAAAAACATCAAACAAACAACGAAAACGAAAATCATACAAGTTCATAAACTACTACGGAAAGAAACATACTAAACCCACTGTTTTTGATGACGCTACCAATGATTATGGAAATATAAAAGGAAAACAAGCCAGAATTGAAAACGATAACAGAAATGAAGTCAATGGCTTTCTTGAAAACATTGAAATAATGAATGATGATAAACTGAATGAAAACAAGGCTCTAAGAAGAAATGTTGAGAATGATATGAAGAATTTGGATGATTATTTAAGCGTTTTGGTGAACAATAATGATAGTTTTgtcaaatatagtaaaatatag
- the LOC133531861 gene encoding uncharacterized protein LOC133531861 translates to MYSNKSKKISNKNQQNQTTSLDETAHAEALRGAKPIKSGKAKEEPSKLERPPKAGVPIGTPAQVTKPETMELSTAGPSTDKTMAAESGTTSVEPSKQVIDPGWEIRCKPRGKPAQTEEDSPMRKKLSQRKRQRLQKRREAESRSSGNKQEVDAPEGQGEGATTPAEQTQAKKKPEGKAKRARLDETISPRGDHKKQRTDATSGNREPPSSYAAAAASDLTVAITNNRTGRLTQQDAAEVEKKIGDAIFQAAIETDLDTAAEAPAFSGRPSFVDGYLKLWCQDANTKAWLMKWLESATLQNGDQLVGKREDEMVRNTRCGILIPSLEDNLTKIGRVLNFQNPWAMVRKWKLHQAIPLKKKAFYISFQHGGGRFRDSPPEKNATEANTDGGENKSAEDAPEKNTPSAMDTDCAEPHTSDIEEGILLDSEDEDGLPKGISLLDLKGKAAEGISPDGAFPL, encoded by the exons ATGTATagcaataaatcaaaaaaaattagtaaTAAAAACCAACAAAACCAAACGACCTCCTTAGATGAGACGGCACATGCTGAAGCACTAAGGGGGGCGAAACCAATAAAGAGCGGGAAGGCTAAGGAGGAGCCATCGAAGCTGGAGAGGCCGCCGAAAGCCGGGGTACCTATCGGAACCCCAGCCCAGGTGACTAAGCCAGAGACGATGGAGCTTTCAACAGCTGGACCCTCGACTGACAAAACGATGGCGGCTGAGAGTGGGACGACATCTGTTGAACCCTCGAAGCAGGTCATAGATCCCGGCTGGGAGATCAGGTGCAAACCAAGAGGGAAGCCTGCCCAGACCGAAGAAGACTCACCTATGCGGAAAAAACTTTCGCAGAGGAAGAGGCAGCGGCTCCAAAAGCGAAGAGAAGCAGAAAGCCGCTCCTCTGGAAACAAACAGGAGGTTGACGCCCCGGAGGGACAGGGCGAGGGAGCGACGACCCCTGCGGAACAAACCCAGGCAAAGAAGAAACCAGAAGGGAAAGCCAAGAGGGCACGCCTGGACGAAACCATATCCCCCAGAGGCGACCACAAAAAACAACGGACAGACGCCACCTCGGGGAACAGAGAACCACCCTCCTCCTATGCGGCGGCAGCAGCGTCAGATCTGACGGTGGCGATTACCAATAACCGCACGGGCAGACTGACGCAGCAAGATGCTGCAGAGGTGGAGAAGAAGATCGGGGACGCTATCTTCCAAGCAGCCATCGAAACCGATCTGGACACCGCAGCGGAGGCCCCAGCGTTCTCAGGCAGACCCAGTTTTGTGGATGGGTACCTGAAGCTGTGGTGCCAGGACGCGAACACCAAGGCGTGGCTGATGAAGTGGCTGGAGTCGGCCACCCTTCAGAACGGAGACCAGCTCGTTGGAAAGAGGGAGGACGAGATGGTCCGGAACACTAGGTGCGGTATCCTGATCCCGTCCCTGGAAGACAACCTCACCAAAATAGGCAGGGTCCTCAACTTCCAGAACCCGTGGGCCATGGTGAGGAAGTGGAAACTCCACCAGGCTATCCCCCTGAAAAAAAAGGCCT TCTACATCAGTTTCCAGCACGGCGGAGGACGCTTCAGAGATTCTCCACCGGAGAAAAACGCAACAGAGGCGAACACTGACGGAGGGGAGAACAAATCTGCAGAGGACGCGCCTGAAAAGAACACCCCCTCTGCAATGGACACCGACTGCGCGGAACCACACACCTCAGACATCGAGGAAGGCATTTTGCTGGACTCTGAGGACGAGGATGGTCTACCAAAGGGGATCAGTCTCCTGGACCTAAAGGGAAAGGCAGCGGAAGGGATATCCCCAGATGGCGCCTTCCCACTGTAA